A window from Caloranaerobacter ferrireducens encodes these proteins:
- a CDS encoding S8 family peptidase, producing the protein MRRQRKYKIDPIVSAKLNSKSKEEIPVIIRAKNGDFNRLSNIVLGMSSKVKRTLPLVGGIACSLNIETISKLARDPNIEYISFDSKVFALLDIATSSIKSNFAHELGYTGKGVTVAVIDTGVAPHNDLTKPRNRIIGFKDFINDKTSPYDDNGHGTHVSGIIASNGYSSKGKYAGVAPECNILGIKALDSSGSGSTSDIVAAIEWVIKTKNVYNTKIINLSLGSPPTNPYNEDPLVKAVEEAVKSGLTVVVAAGNSGPAKETILSPGNSKKVITVGAVDDNKTPELSDDFIAPFSSRGPTKEGFKKPDVVAPGVDIMSLSSSNLSSYTSLSGTSMATPMVSGACALLYSKHGNLSPSQIKAMIMKSCVDLKDTYNNQGSGVINLKRLFQEKPIEDVPEEKPYTENLFGDNFIAIVLLFLLLSKRI; encoded by the coding sequence ATGAGAAGGCAAAGAAAGTATAAAATTGATCCGATAGTAAGCGCTAAGCTTAATTCAAAATCTAAAGAAGAAATTCCTGTTATTATCAGAGCTAAAAATGGTGATTTCAATAGGCTTAGCAATATCGTATTAGGTATGTCAAGCAAAGTTAAACGCACTCTTCCTCTAGTAGGGGGAATAGCTTGTAGCTTAAATATTGAAACTATAAGCAAATTAGCAAGAGATCCAAATATCGAATATATAAGTTTTGATTCTAAAGTTTTTGCCCTATTAGATATCGCAACTTCTTCTATAAAAAGTAATTTTGCTCATGAATTAGGATATACAGGCAAGGGAGTAACAGTTGCTGTAATTGATACAGGTGTAGCACCACATAATGACCTTACCAAACCCAGAAACAGAATTATAGGTTTTAAAGATTTCATAAACGATAAAACCTCGCCATATGACGACAATGGTCACGGCACACATGTTTCAGGTATAATAGCTTCAAATGGATATTCGTCAAAAGGTAAATATGCAGGCGTAGCACCAGAATGTAATATTTTAGGAATAAAAGCATTAGATAGTTCAGGAAGCGGTAGTACATCAGATATAGTTGCGGCAATAGAATGGGTAATAAAAACTAAAAACGTATACAATACTAAAATAATAAATCTATCACTAGGTAGTCCACCTACAAACCCATATAACGAAGATCCTCTTGTAAAAGCTGTAGAAGAAGCTGTTAAATCTGGTCTAACTGTTGTTGTTGCTGCCGGCAATAGTGGACCTGCTAAAGAAACAATATTATCTCCAGGTAATTCTAAAAAAGTAATTACAGTTGGAGCAGTAGACGATAATAAAACTCCTGAATTAAGTGATGACTTCATTGCACCTTTCTCAAGTAGAGGACCTACAAAAGAAGGCTTCAAAAAACCAGATGTTGTAGCTCCAGGTGTCGATATCATGTCATTATCAAGTAGCAACCTCAGTAGCTATACTTCATTAAGTGGTACCTCTATGGCTACCCCTATGGTGTCAGGAGCCTGCGCCTTATTATACAGCAAACACGGAAATCTTAGTCCAAGTCAAATTAAAGCAATGATTATGAAATCCTGTGTAGATTTAAAAGATACCTATAATAATCAAGGTAGTGGGGTAATTAATCTAAAAAGACTATTCCAAGAAAAACCTATCGAAGATGTCCCCGAAGAAAAACCATATACAGAAAATTTATTCGGAGACAATTTCATTGCTATTGTATTACTGTTCTTACTTTTAAGTAAAAGAATTTAA
- the yycI gene encoding two-component system regulatory protein YycI — translation MDWSKAINILIIAFLITNLILVYVLIDNKRDESAYLTVKEEFIKEVKNLLLQKGIKIDADIPKIIPSLPLLTIEYEIHDPQKLAEKLLGDYSKEVVNGQILYKKGNETLEIIDNKKIIYKNDSSIKIYNELNKDIAVSIAENFIKNNDFDQNDYKLTDYSFDGNRYILRYTKKNKDMLLEKSYMIFEIDNTGIKRFERLWFNFVKMSERKITISAAPESLLRLLTMEDIYGKTIVDISLCYYFDPIKHGARDWKKTLKGQAGPAWRIKLSDGTLIFID, via the coding sequence ATGGATTGGTCGAAGGCCATAAATATACTGATAATAGCATTTTTGATTACAAATTTAATTTTGGTATATGTGCTTATTGATAATAAAAGAGATGAAAGTGCCTACCTTACTGTAAAGGAAGAATTTATAAAAGAAGTTAAAAATCTTCTTTTGCAGAAAGGCATAAAAATTGATGCAGATATACCTAAAATTATTCCATCTTTACCCCTATTGACTATAGAATATGAGATACATGATCCTCAAAAATTAGCAGAAAAATTACTGGGGGATTATAGTAAAGAAGTTGTTAATGGACAAATATTATATAAAAAGGGGAATGAAACGTTAGAAATAATAGATAATAAGAAAATAATATATAAAAACGATTCTTCTATTAAAATTTATAATGAACTTAACAAGGATATAGCAGTTTCGATTGCAGAGAATTTTATTAAAAATAATGATTTTGATCAAAACGATTATAAATTAACAGACTATAGTTTTGATGGGAATAGATATATTTTAAGATATACTAAAAAGAATAAAGATATGTTATTAGAGAAAAGTTATATGATATTTGAAATAGATAATACAGGGATTAAAAGATTTGAGAGACTTTGGTTTAATTTTGTAAAGATGAGTGAACGTAAGATAACGATAAGTGCTGCACCCGAGTCTCTTCTAAGATTACTTACGATGGAAGATATTTATGGAAAAACTATAGTCGATATAAGCTTGTGTTATTATTTTGATCCGATAAAGCATGGTGCAAGAGACTGGAAAAAGACATTAAAAGGACAAGCAGGACCAGCTTGGAGAATAAAGCTCAGTGATGGAACTTTAATATTTATAGATTAA
- a CDS encoding sensor histidine kinase, with protein sequence MFNSVRWKFITIYFLLVFIAMVIVGVFIIENLEKHQLNQISDDMEYRIEEIIRSSAIQQDNWEKSRESIQSTISKWPLKTTETLYILSNSQIPEILASNNRKFQGKKAFECRLINSALILSALDGEKVDAIISNLDRSDVKEKHLAYPVFNKIGEVKGIIYLISDLEDVYDTIDESKIILTQATLLALFITVFLGFFIAKSITGPINDVTIKAEKMAKGDFDQFVEVKSDDEIGQLASMFNYLTQKLKATISEVYSEKSKMDTIFTYMADGVIAVNKDGEIIHANPIVLDLFGLSYDELNKKKYDDLVRPLNEKLTLEYIKKVDKWEGSEVFEYNSVIYRAKFAPFKNENGDYGGLIVVLQDITEQQKLENMRKEFVANVSHELKTPITTIKSYTETLLEGAIDNTQYSMQFLNVINNECDRMARIVRDLLQLSNLDFKQTKWNMTKISVKELIEETLKRTAIFAKEKKQSINIQIEENITEIFADKDGILQVILNIVSNAIKYTPEKGEISIFVKRENDNVIITVKDNGIGIPEEDLDRIFERFYRVDKARSRALGGTGLGLSIAKQIVEAHNGDIKIRSKYNIGTEVDIILPAIGV encoded by the coding sequence ATGTTTAATAGTGTTAGATGGAAATTTATAACTATTTACTTTCTATTAGTATTTATAGCAATGGTTATAGTAGGAGTATTTATTATAGAAAATTTAGAGAAACATCAACTCAATCAGATTTCTGACGATATGGAGTACCGTATTGAGGAAATCATAAGATCTTCGGCAATACAACAAGATAATTGGGAAAAATCAAGGGAAAGTATACAATCTACTATTTCGAAATGGCCTTTAAAGACTACAGAAACTTTATATATATTAAGCAATTCACAAATACCAGAGATATTAGCAAGTAACAATAGAAAGTTTCAGGGTAAGAAAGCTTTTGAGTGCAGACTAATAAATTCAGCTTTGATATTATCTGCTTTAGATGGGGAAAAAGTGGATGCTATCATATCTAATCTGGATAGATCAGATGTAAAAGAGAAACACTTGGCTTATCCTGTGTTTAATAAAATTGGGGAAGTTAAGGGTATTATATATCTTATATCAGATTTAGAAGATGTATATGATACTATAGATGAATCTAAAATTATTTTAACCCAGGCAACGCTGCTGGCTTTATTTATTACAGTTTTTCTGGGTTTTTTTATTGCAAAAAGTATAACAGGTCCGATAAATGATGTTACAATAAAAGCTGAAAAAATGGCTAAAGGTGATTTTGATCAATTTGTTGAGGTTAAATCAGATGATGAAATTGGGCAGCTTGCTAGTATGTTTAATTATTTAACTCAAAAGCTTAAAGCAACAATATCTGAAGTATATAGTGAAAAGAGTAAAATGGATACAATCTTTACCTATATGGCAGATGGTGTGATAGCAGTAAATAAAGATGGAGAAATTATACATGCAAATCCGATAGTTTTAGATTTATTTGGATTGTCTTATGACGAGTTAAACAAAAAGAAATATGATGATTTAGTAAGGCCGTTAAATGAAAAGTTGACTTTAGAATATATTAAAAAGGTAGATAAATGGGAAGGTAGTGAGGTTTTTGAATATAATTCAGTAATATACAGAGCTAAATTTGCACCGTTTAAAAATGAGAATGGCGATTATGGTGGGCTTATAGTAGTTTTGCAGGACATAACTGAACAGCAAAAACTAGAGAATATGAGAAAGGAATTTGTTGCTAATGTATCTCATGAGTTAAAAACTCCGATAACAACTATTAAAAGTTATACAGAAACTCTCCTTGAAGGTGCAATTGACAATACACAGTATTCTATGCAATTTTTAAATGTAATAAATAATGAATGCGATAGAATGGCTAGAATTGTAAGGGATTTATTGCAACTTTCAAATCTTGATTTTAAACAGACAAAATGGAATATGACAAAAATTTCTGTAAAAGAGCTTATAGAAGAAACTTTAAAAAGAACAGCGATATTTGCAAAGGAGAAAAAACAAAGTATAAATATTCAAATTGAGGAAAATATTACAGAAATTTTTGCTGATAAGGATGGTATATTGCAGGTAATACTAAATATAGTTAGTAATGCTATTAAGTATACTCCTGAAAAAGGTGAAATAAGTATTTTTGTAAAAAGAGAAAATGATAATGTAATTATTACTGTTAAAGATAATGGTATTGGTATTCCAGAAGAAGATTTAGATAGAATATTTGAAAGATTTTATAGAGTAGATAAAGCAAGATCTAGAGCTTTAGGTGGTACAGGCCTAGGACTTTCAATAGCAAAGCAGATAGTAGAAGCGCATAATGGAGATATAAAGATAAGAAGTAAGTATAATATTGGTACAGAAGTGGATATTATTTTACCTGCTATAGGGGTGTAA
- a CDS encoding UDP-N-acetylglucosamine 1-carboxyvinyltransferase encodes MEKLIVEGGVKLEGQVNISGFKNAAVAIIPASILSGGKCYIENIPHIRDVYLFKDIMQELGVDVELDENGTMIIDSSKLDKCCATYDLANKMRASYYLIGAGLGRFKEVEVAYPGGCNIGTRPIDQHIKGFEALGAEVEIEHGVIRCRADKLVGAKIYLDVVSVGATINIMLAAVLAEGTTIIENAAKEPHVVDVANFLNMMGADVRGAGTDVIKIKGVDKLHGCTYSVIPDQIEAGTYMIAAAATGGDVLINNVIPKHLESITAKLKEMGVEVIEYGDSIRVKGSDNLKSVNIKTLPYPGFPTDLQQPMTVLLSTVNGTSVVTESIFEGRFKYVDELKRMGANIKVEGRVAVVEGVKRLSGARISVTDLRAGAAFIIAGLIAEGITEIDNIYHIDRGYEKVEEKFRNLGAKIKRVKI; translated from the coding sequence ATGGAAAAGCTTATAGTTGAAGGTGGAGTAAAACTTGAAGGTCAAGTTAATATAAGTGGATTTAAAAATGCTGCAGTTGCTATTATACCTGCTTCTATATTATCAGGTGGTAAGTGTTATATAGAAAATATTCCTCATATTAGAGATGTATATCTATTCAAGGATATAATGCAGGAGCTAGGAGTAGATGTAGAGCTAGATGAAAATGGAACCATGATAATAGATTCAAGTAAACTTGATAAATGCTGTGCTACATATGATTTGGCGAATAAGATGAGAGCTTCTTATTATTTGATAGGGGCAGGTTTAGGAAGGTTTAAGGAAGTTGAAGTAGCTTATCCAGGAGGATGTAATATAGGTACTAGACCAATAGACCAGCATATAAAGGGATTTGAAGCATTAGGAGCAGAAGTAGAAATAGAGCATGGTGTTATCAGATGTAGAGCAGACAAATTAGTGGGTGCAAAGATATATCTTGATGTAGTTAGTGTTGGTGCTACAATTAATATAATGCTTGCAGCTGTATTAGCTGAAGGAACTACAATAATTGAAAATGCTGCTAAAGAACCCCATGTTGTTGATGTTGCTAACTTTTTGAATATGATGGGTGCTGATGTAAGAGGAGCAGGAACAGATGTTATAAAAATAAAAGGTGTTGATAAGTTACACGGATGTACTTATAGCGTTATACCTGACCAAATTGAAGCAGGCACATATATGATAGCTGCTGCTGCTACTGGAGGAGATGTATTAATTAATAATGTTATTCCTAAGCATTTAGAGTCTATAACTGCTAAATTAAAGGAGATGGGTGTTGAAGTAATAGAGTATGGTGATTCTATAAGAGTTAAAGGTTCAGATAATCTTAAGAGTGTAAATATTAAAACTTTACCATATCCAGGTTTCCCGACTGATTTACAACAGCCAATGACAGTACTATTATCAACAGTAAATGGTACAAGTGTAGTTACTGAAAGCATATTTGAAGGAAGATTTAAATATGTTGATGAATTAAAGCGCATGGGAGCAAATATAAAAGTGGAAGGTAGAGTTGCAGTAGTAGAAGGAGTAAAGCGTTTAAGTGGAGCTAGGATATCAGTAACAGATTTAAGAGCTGGAGCGGCATTTATAATAGCAGGGCTTATTGCAGAAGGGATAACAGAAATAGATAATATTTATCATATAGATAGAGGTTATGAAAAGGTTGAAGAGAAGTTTAGAAATTTAGGAGCAAAAATTAAGAGAGTTAAAATTTAG
- the yycF gene encoding response regulator YycF gives MMNKKILVVDDEKPIADILKFNIEKEGFQVELAYDGEEAVFKAFNLKPDLILLDVMLPKKDGFQVLKEIRHKLKTPVLMLTAKEEEVDKVLGLELGADDYITKPFSMRELIARVKANLRRVDMSSGNSNGEIIVCEDLVIDLNRYEVKKNNKIIELTLREFELLKFLATKSGQVFSREQLLEEVWGYEYYGDIRTVDVTVRRLREKVEDDSSSPRYVLTKRGVGYYFRRA, from the coding sequence TTGATGAATAAGAAAATCCTAGTCGTAGATGACGAGAAACCTATTGCGGACATATTAAAGTTTAACATAGAGAAAGAAGGGTTTCAGGTTGAATTAGCATATGACGGGGAAGAGGCTGTGTTTAAAGCTTTTAACTTAAAACCAGATTTGATTTTATTAGATGTAATGTTACCTAAAAAAGATGGGTTCCAGGTACTTAAAGAAATAAGGCATAAGCTTAAGACTCCTGTACTTATGTTGACAGCTAAGGAAGAAGAAGTGGACAAGGTATTAGGATTAGAGCTTGGAGCTGATGATTACATAACAAAACCTTTCAGTATGAGAGAACTTATAGCTAGAGTTAAAGCTAATTTAAGAAGAGTAGATATGTCGAGTGGAAATTCTAATGGAGAAATAATAGTTTGTGAAGATTTGGTCATAGATTTAAATAGATATGAAGTCAAAAAGAACAATAAGATTATAGAGTTAACATTAAGAGAATTTGAATTACTTAAGTTCTTAGCAACAAAATCTGGACAAGTGTTTTCAAGAGAACAATTACTTGAGGAAGTTTGGGGCTATGAATATTATGGAGATATAAGAACGGTAGATGTTACCGTAAGAAGATTAAGAGAAAAAGTGGAAGATGATTCTAGTAGTCCTAGGTATGTCCTCACAAAAAGAGGTGTTGGATATTACTTTAGGAGGGCGTAA
- a CDS encoding peptidase MA family metallohydrolase, translating to MKKHIKDIFRLLIVVILVFIFISITNVKFIGYLKGSINTLYNNIEKKRILANIKDYDILETKHFVIRFDEENKEVAYLTGEIAEKYYNVVCKMFDYYPKEKSIIIIYDDGNELLKNTRLNKQTYPIGVYYGGVINILSPKLWINDIENFNMVYEKDGPIVHEFTHLIVDKITHGNYPMWLTEGIALYTEYKLTGFEWGKDIQYVDKVDIKSLDKNFYELDQYIAYRKSFEVIKKISDVWGFEKLKDILITLGEGNNLKSSTKAVLKINLYDLK from the coding sequence ATGAAAAAACATATAAAAGATATTTTCAGACTATTGATTGTTGTAATACTTGTTTTTATATTTATTTCTATTACTAATGTAAAATTTATTGGATATTTAAAGGGCTCTATCAATACTTTGTACAATAATATAGAAAAGAAGAGGATATTAGCAAATATAAAAGATTATGACATATTAGAAACTAAACATTTTGTTATAAGATTTGATGAAGAGAATAAGGAAGTTGCATATTTAACTGGAGAAATAGCTGAAAAATACTATAACGTTGTTTGTAAGATGTTTGATTATTATCCTAAAGAAAAGAGCATTATCATAATATACGATGATGGAAATGAATTATTGAAAAATACACGTCTAAATAAACAAACATATCCAATTGGTGTCTATTATGGTGGAGTGATTAACATATTATCTCCTAAACTATGGATAAATGATATTGAAAACTTCAATATGGTTTATGAAAAAGATGGTCCTATCGTTCATGAATTTACTCACCTTATAGTTGATAAGATTACTCACGGAAATTATCCAATGTGGCTTACAGAAGGAATAGCACTTTATACAGAATATAAATTAACAGGTTTTGAATGGGGAAAAGATATCCAATATGTAGACAAAGTAGATATAAAGAGTCTAGATAAAAATTTTTATGAATTAGACCAATATATTGCATATAGAAAATCTTTTGAAGTTATTAAAAAGATTTCTGATGTTTGGGGATTTGAGAAATTAAAAGACATTTTAATAACCTTAGGAGAAGGTAATAATCTAAAAAGTTCAACTAAAGCAGTATTAAAAATAAATTTATATGATTTAAAATAA
- the yycH gene encoding two-component system activity regulator YycH, translating into MQRERSKAFLLVSLVLISIFLTQQLWVQFPFTFIPSFSEDKDKGIGYNYILSDVISPEKYLINFGGNYTILYSGDRYDLWLKTRSYLKGIFQKEDLSYKEIDEREIIKNDVKKSINLFFTEDIPIYMLVKVLNCKPSSSIYNSIKNVRNIYIYLGRNPYIVLSNKTNHIKIYNIKVDTSILINTLDEIERENVLKYYSIRMWGIDKDVYIPINTSSLNYIIPYVYVNNEMNTESYLSMESVAKSFFGEDLEYARKIVETDGSVIFLYGQKGLKISKNGLIEYFNTLDENVTERNLFISLNKAVDFITSHLGWPEEAYLSSIEEIEYKGNKGYRFKFTYRVNNLTVYADKNKFSSPIEIEVFNKNVKSYKRYIRTISKVEYKKSSKEKILPPEKVIEANLSMIKADVAKKNNLKIEQIDNFTILSLIDDIELGYFDYCDKKYKQKLIGVWVIEVNGITYIFDMHDGKFVNGGLPE; encoded by the coding sequence ATGCAAAGAGAGAGATCGAAGGCTTTTTTGCTAGTATCTTTAGTTCTCATTAGTATTTTTTTAACACAGCAGTTGTGGGTGCAATTTCCATTTACCTTTATTCCTTCCTTTAGTGAAGATAAAGACAAAGGTATTGGATACAATTATATTTTGTCTGATGTGATATCTCCTGAAAAGTACTTAATTAACTTCGGGGGTAATTATACTATATTATATTCGGGCGACAGATATGATTTATGGTTAAAAACCAGATCGTATTTAAAAGGAATTTTTCAAAAGGAAGATTTGAGTTATAAGGAGATAGATGAAAGAGAAATTATTAAGAATGATGTTAAAAAATCTATAAATTTATTTTTTACCGAAGATATACCAATATATATGCTAGTAAAGGTACTGAATTGTAAGCCTTCAAGTTCGATTTATAATAGCATAAAAAATGTACGAAACATTTATATTTATTTAGGAAGAAATCCTTATATAGTACTTAGCAATAAAACTAATCATATAAAAATATATAATATTAAGGTTGATACCAGTATTTTAATAAATACATTGGACGAAATAGAAAGAGAAAATGTACTTAAATATTATTCAATCCGAATGTGGGGTATAGATAAGGATGTTTATATTCCTATTAATACATCAAGTTTAAATTATATAATTCCTTATGTTTATGTTAATAATGAAATGAATACTGAAAGTTATCTGTCTATGGAATCTGTAGCAAAAAGTTTTTTTGGAGAAGATCTAGAGTATGCTAGAAAAATAGTTGAGACTGATGGATCTGTTATTTTTTTGTATGGACAAAAAGGTTTGAAGATTTCAAAAAATGGTTTGATTGAATATTTTAATACTCTAGATGAAAATGTAACAGAGAGAAATCTTTTTATTAGTTTAAATAAAGCAGTAGATTTTATTACAAGTCATTTAGGATGGCCTGAAGAAGCTTATTTGTCTTCTATTGAAGAAATAGAGTATAAAGGAAACAAAGGATATAGATTTAAATTTACATATAGAGTTAACAATTTAACTGTTTATGCTGACAAAAATAAGTTTAGCAGCCCTATAGAAATAGAAGTATTTAACAAAAATGTAAAAAGCTATAAAAGATATATAAGGACTATAAGTAAGGTTGAATATAAAAAGTCTTCTAAAGAGAAGATTTTGCCGCCAGAAAAGGTTATAGAAGCTAATTTGTCGATGATTAAAGCAGATGTAGCTAAGAAAAATAATTTAAAAATAGAACAAATTGATAATTTTACAATTTTATCATTGATAGACGATATTGAATTAGGATATTTTGATTATTGTGATAAAAAGTACAAGCAAAAATTAATAGGGGTATGGGTAATTGAGGTGAATGGAATTACTTATATTTTTGATATGCATGATGGCAAGTTTGTCAATGGGGGGTTACCGGAATAG